The nucleotide sequence aaagagagagaggatTCTATTATTAgggaataaacaaacaaaagctTTAACTTTAGTTGGAGCCAAAAACAAAAGCTAAAGATGGAGGGGAAGAAATTATAATGTCACCTCAAAATGATTTCAGATGTTGTGGGGAGAAGCAACCGGAAAGATATCTCGTTCACATTCCAGCTTCATCCTTGGGGGTGTCATTAGAACCAGAGAGAGCGTGCAATAATATATAGTCAGACTACAGGAAGGTTGTCATAATCCTATAGCGAAAATGCCATTAAGATTCCTCCAAAATCTAATCTTCCAACCACCTTTGGTCTCCCCCCACTCATCATTCACCACCGATAAAATCTTGGTTCCAGACAAATCTCAAAAAGACTATAGACCGGAGAGGAGAAAAGACGGTCAATATTCTAGATTATGACTTCTACGAATGATATGTCCGATAAGATACAAGGATACGTCCGATATGAtacaaggatccatttggcatcgttttaaatggtctatttaccgAATCAGATCCGATTAtgatattggtccatctggatccattaacaactcttatcgggtttaagaccgaatttgatccgcgtcacagaggctttaacaataacgggtgtatttctttaagattcgtgtcattgtgggatgcttcgtccttttaatcgttgtatgctattaaaatcctaaaaagagccgcttgtgtaattttctttttgtctcatcaatcttcctttctcttctattaaaataatcaaataccaatatgttagatccgattgccacctaatgaatgatacgcCTGATACGATACAAGGATTCATTTGGCATCGTTTAAGATGGCCTATTTAtcggatcaggtccgattaggatattggtccatctggatccattaacaactcttatcgggtttaagaccgaatctGATCCGtgtgacagaggctttaacaataacgggtgtatttctttaagattcgtgtcagtgtgggatgcttcATCCTTTTAAatgttgtatgctatcaaaatcctaaaaagagctgcttgtgtaattttttttttgtctcgtcaatcttcccttctcttctattaaaataatcaaataccaatatgtcagatccgattgGCACCTAATAAATGATACatccgatacgatacaaggatccatttggcatcgttttatattgtctatttaccggattaggtccgattaggatattggtccatctggatccattaacaactcttattggGTTTAAGACCGAATTCGATCCTCTTGACAGAGgttttaacaataacgggtgtatttttttaagattcgtgtcagtgtgggatgcttcgtccttttaatcgttgtatgctatcaaaattcTAAAGAGAGTcgcttgtgtaattttctttttgtctcgtcaatcttcccttctcttctattaaaataaccaaatatcAATATGccagatccgattgccacctaattaatgatacgtccgatacgatatAAGGATCCATTTGccatcgttttagatggtctatttaccgaattaggtccgattaggatattggtccatttggatctattaaaaactattatcgggtttaagaccgaatccgatccgcgtgacagaggctttaacaataatgagtgtatttcttttgatcattcgaaatgaccatgaaagaagggcataaaggggtcttgttgaatctcgtattttgatgatgaaactacttgatatatgtttatgatttaatctgcgttttgagtgacgcgggatgcctcgatcgggatgagacaattaaagcaggaaaatcatgttgtgctggaggaacatgtcagaagattggacgtcgggccggtggatcggtcgacgtatcgacagaaggcttcgggccgtggactcgggcatcggaccaagaagagcgggtattgtgccaaagatatcggagttgcgaagtcaactagccgattgggcaataggccgcaggaaaggacgatgcgccgaagaatcagacgaagcgtcgagggaccaatgacatgccggacaacttggttaattgcttaggattaattgtctcgatcgaagcttttgtttacatgtgcaggattaactgcgatgaaagtaagacatgcagcaggagttgcgccgaagtcaagacaatgatcacgttgggagttcgagagttcgacggaagttcggacagtcgtcggaggttctgtgggaacaaattcgagaagtccataagcttgccaaagaagctcgtcggaactcgccaagtggatcgtcgtaagtccaggagtttgctggaagtccgtaggagcttcaccgagggttcatcggatgatcgacagaagttcgccggaagctcgccagaagaagcgattgacgcaccggagcaagctgcagaaattgtcttaggaattatcgtagttagcacaatgattaagttggaaatgggaggtgatcccattaacttaatcttggggcaattgggcccctaaaaaacctaaattgggctgaatggatcaacccattcggaccctgattgctgtgggaggtgcaaccgcccaagccaggaggtggcaccgcttggcctaAGTCtctcagcgagactaggcggtgcaaccgccccagccaggaggtggcaccgcctgggctcagtctccaagcgagactgggcggtgcaacctcccctgacaggaggtggcaccgcatgagctcagtcttcgagctctgtcaggcggtgcaaccgcctcaatcaggaggtgcaaccgcctgagctcggtcatcgagctctggcatagtggtgcaaccgcccctgacagaggtggcaccgcctagaggctcagtcttcgagctctaccaggcggtgcaaccaccctagtcagttgttgcaaccgcctgatcccggaattccgggaattgacagttttgagctcctaaTTAAAACAAACTTGAATCGATTTATACTAAGATCCACACTTCACCCGATTTCTAATTCTAATATAGAAGGATTTGCTCTATCACTTAGCTCTCACCTGCGGCGGTATTGtgcagaccaactaccctctactAATCTAGCTTGATTCGGCCAACTCATCGCAAGACTTAACTTCAACTCCAAAAAccttaaaaaaagaaaatcttaattATCTTCTTCGCTTTATGTTATATAATCCTTTTAATattcaaaaatgatattttctagaaAAGACTCATAAAATCTAGAAAAACCTGGTACAAAAATATATTAACACAAGCACAATCCTGTATGGTCCATCATAGATCTAATGCCTATCTACATCGTTGATAATTAATTAAGTGTCAAGCAATGATCATTTATCAATAATATATTCTATTATGTTTGCTGTCTTCCAATAAAATATACAATGTCAAGTTATATATGATtcatgtgtatataaatataaatatatatttggtaAAGGCTTTAAACAGGTCAATATGGCTGGCGTTGATGCAATTAATTCTTGTGGAGTCTGAGAGTACACAGCTCCGCCTGTGTAGGATATCTGAGCAGAAACGATTACAGACTAGGAGGATCCGTCCAAAGGTTTCGAGACTCGCAGCGATTGAGAAGATAGGGAGGACCTGAGCGAAATCAAACCCAGAGGGCCTCGATAAATTGACGTCGTCTCGCGATCTGAGATCTCCGCCGCACATATCCTCGATCCCTCCGCCGTCACTCCTTTCGCGTCCTCTTCCTTACACCCATCCATATCAAGAGCCCCTCCGAGCCCTAATCCCCCTACTGATCTGATATTGGGCTTTTCTTCTCCGCTTTTTGCTGCTGCTGCCTACGAGGTGCGCACTTCTGTTACGGTCGCTTTGCTACCTTCTCGATAAAATTTGTTTCAAGAAGAGAACACCGATCCGATCACATGAACCATTGTGGTTTTGATGTGGCCTTTTTTTCTCCCACGATCATGTGTGCTTGGTGGTGGTCTAGATGGATTTCGGATTGATGTCTTTTCTCTTCTCTCCGAAAAGGATGACAGAAAGTGTTATTCCCTGTGAAAGGGAATGGCGAGATTTTGTACGGAAAGAACTTCCAGAAGTTCATATATGTtgctttgtggatttcttttttctttcgtgTTTTGATGATTTTAGTCCGTGAATTTATAATGTTTGTATAGGATGTTTCTGTTTATGAATATGTGCAGAATACAATCCTCATAAAGGAGCTCGGAGCTGGTCATTGGGACCTCGAATAGGAgtgaggaaggggaggaagaagagccgGTGAGCGCGAGGGATGAAGAATTACGGACTCCGGCTTCGATTTCCGCTGGtgcagaagacctcgaagccagctcctcctcgcccttcccttcctgccttcgctttcggcggcggcgacgatgaggatgacatcgagagggaaatctcacggcaggcgtccaagaacaagtctcttCGGAAGGTTTTTTAaaatggtttccttattcctggtattgatgagtaaattaACTTACGGGttgattgattgatggtggaatttggtagatcgaggagcagcacaaaaaggcaatggaagaggatccctcggtcttcgactacgacggggtttacgacgagatgaaagggaagattgcgcgccccaaggttcagaatcgaacggagagaaaggtacttcacttttgcctacgtttggatgaaaacatgatccttttgattacgctgatgatcgcATGGAATTGCGTTTCAGTCTTATGTGAGACCTCTTTAttcccttctttcatggtcatttcgaatgatcaaattgaaagaagtgatcttttagatgagactatgaCGATGATAATTGGGCTCCAAGAAGATTTcttagatatgtacccaaagtcggataCTCTACAAAACGAACTCACCTTATTACTCTTTTTGAAATTGGTTTTCCCTCGTGTTCAGGGTGGGGCAGGTGTGACGGTGATTATTTATCGTATCTTCTCCATTCCTTTCTTGAAATAAACATGGGATACCTTttccagtttttttttctttttcaagttaGTCGATCTCTCGTACAAAGAGTATTGAATTATATTTTGGTTGAAATTCAGATCAATAATAGGATACAAAGTAAAGCTTTGTGGACTTTGTATGTTTGCTTTGGCACAATAATTAGCATTTTAATTTTCAATTGTGCTTTGTTCAAGTATGATgtgaattcaaaaatcctaatTCGGCAGTTCTTTTTCGGCGGCATCCTTTTTGTATTAAACCTAAATTGTGGGAGAGGATCGACCTTATTTTTTGAGTGCTTAACGATTAAGAAtgcaagttaaaaattttatgtCTGTGTTTGATCTTGGTTGCAGTCAAAGTATATAGAAACAATTATGGAGAAAGCAAAACAACGTGAGCGGGAACATGGAATTGTATATGAGAGGAAGCTACTGAAAGAGAGGAGCAAGGATGATCACCTTTTTGCAGATAAGGAAAAGTTTGTAACCGGTGCCTACAAGAAAAAGCTAGCAGAACAAGCTAAATGGTTGGACGAAGAGAGGCTGCGCCAAATTCGTGAAGAAAGAGATGATGTAAGTGGctcatatctttctttttgctgctttgctttatttttcttgttgcatATGTAATATGATTTATGCAACCTTTTGTGCATAAAAAACATCCACTGTTCAACAAAATGTGGTGTATTCGAcaattgattttgtttttctctGGTGGAAGAATAAAAGCTTAAAATCACTTCATTGTTGTAGAATCAGCTCATCAGCAATTGCCTTTTGTATGTTTATCTGGACTTTTTTAAGAAGTCAAAACCATGAGTTTGTCGGGGTCATGAAACATGGTAATACTTTTATTAGAACTTATCAATTTATTGTTTGAATGTGCTTCCAATTTGGAGTCATGTTGTACATACTTGTGTCATCTTCTTTTGTTAAATTTAAATCCTTTTGGTATTAACATCAGATAGAAATACTTTCGATAACTTTTGTAGATTTATAGTGATGAAAGTTATTAAGTGTATATTTCGCCTTCGGGAGTATTGCATTTGTGAGCATAATTATTGAATTTATCTATTAGCTAATTTATGAATTGTAATATTAGCTATCAAGTATTAGATGCTATTTGGTGTTGGCCACATGGAATGAGACCTTGGTAAAATTATTGTATCCAAGGTTCACATCTTAGTCATCTATTAATATAAGCTTGGtggtaattttgattttttccataaaaattgaatttatctgattttggtttttgtattgattttaatttttctgcGACCTTATCCTATCATCATCTTTGTCCAATACTCCAACCATATTGTCCCAACCAATTGTTGCATTATTATCCCCTTCTTGTTTACCAGTCTTGACCTTTATCTCGATTTTTAAAACCTTGATCAGATCAGAATTTGGACAGTTTTGGTTAGGGGTTTGATTCATACCCAGTTTAGTCAGATAGGCTATCAGATCATATCGTGTTAAGATATGTGACACTTGTAGTCTTATAAACTATAATCTTCCAATTATGAAGCACAGTGAGGTGTCTTGAGGGTTTGAGTGGATTTGACAACCTGGCTAACTTATGATCAGCATGGTTCATGTCTTTAACATCAGTTAGGGCAAGACTTAGGAGAGGACAAGACTTATGATGGTTCTCATGTTATTGTGAAACATGGAGCACCATAATTTTTTTACGCTTAGCCAGTAAGATTGGTCCTTCTGGTGACAATACGCATGTTTAATGTTCCGAAACttaatgtgaattttcttttatgttatcaACCATAGTGCAAGAAGATCCATTATGAGTGAAGGCTTCTAGTTATTGTATGTCGAATCCAATTCAAATGGCTGCTTTCAGCAATGATGCAATTTAAATTTGACTAGTATTTGAGTGATAAGTTGTTTTATGTTGCAATTAAGTGGGACTAGGAATTTCATTATTTCTCAGGAGTGATCACACTTCTCTTCGATGCTTTTACTTTTTTAGTTGGTTATCATGGTCATTAAATTTCATTATGCAGCAcccatttcttttctttaatcagTTAATGTAACCGACATGACTGCTTCATGTAGGTAACCAAGAAGAGTGACTTGAGCGATTTTTACTTTGGGCTCGGTGAGAATGTAGCTTTTGGTGCTCAATCAGAAGATGCCACAAAACGAAAGGAACAAAAGCCACCCGGAGGCACTTCAGCGGTACCTGAACATGGCCCTACTGAGAAGAATGCACAGACAGATTATACTCGGGATATAGAGAAAGTTGATACTCAAGCCAAGACTTCTAGTCATACACAGAACAACTCTGAGCAAGCTGCAGAGTTAACAACATCATATGTAACTGTAAAAGGTTACGATGATGGTGATAAATTGGCAGCTGTGGATCAATCAACTGAACGTTACACGAGAGGTGATGACGCATTGGCTTCAGCAAGAGAGCGTTTTCTAACTCGAAAGAGAGCAAGACAGCAGTTGGAAAGCAGTTGTTTCGTCTCTATTTAGCACTTATATCTGGAGTTAAAATTGGTATTCTCTGATGCCATTTATAGTAACCTCATCGGTTATTTAGTTTTTGAGGAACTCAAGAAGTGCACCTCTTGGTAAGTTTGCTGTAAGCATTTCTCCAAAATAAGCAAAAGAAGCATCAAACGTTTCATGttagacgattatttatacacatAAAAGTTGTTTGAAGTGACAGTGGTCAGTCTATATATGATTATGAACAGCTACAGTCTAGCCATTTCTGACTACCTGGGAGCTGATATGTCATGCAGCCCATCAGTACAAGCAGACCTTAATAACCTTCAAGTTGGAATTGATCTTCATGGTGCTGAGGTATATGCATGGCTTGTTAACAGAAATCCTGTTCTTCAGATTAAATTCTTCTTCTGCTAGTTAATCTCTTGAAGATAATCTTTCTGTTCTTTCATATAATCCTGTTACAAATATAAAtctgctattttttttcttttttgtctgtttTTAGGGGTTTCCTGGTGTTGATGATTCAATATATGGATCTCTTTGAGATATAGGTTTGTATTATTTGTTGcagtttttgttgttttctttacaaattatcatttttcaggagttaactttgattagtgctagtaattcacttctatttttgttttccccccacaaaattagtcttttcttagcagttagctttttatttttgcaatcatttgaattttgaaagttctttaacatattaaaattcaagttattactactgttggatgttcatgagatttttcttttcatgaaataGAAGGCAAAGCCATTTAAATTTAGTAGATAAGATTAGAGCTAAAATTTTGGTACAACACAAAAGATAGGGAAAAAACTTGGAATGAGTAGTAGTCCCCTACTCTGTCTTCCTTCATCTCAGTTCCAGTGCTTAGTGGGACTTGGGGCTAGATTCcactttcaaatccaaatatgaaAGTGCCAGGTGGTGAAATTGTATCTTGAGCCTTGCCTAATCCATCTAGCAATCCTGGTTGACCTTGGAACACCTCAAATGCCTGCCATGCATATTAATCTTCCCACCATCCGAGTGAAAGTAAGCCTTGTCACATGCATCTTGTAGTGACACACAGCAGCACGAAGCTGTCCAAATGGCCAATCATGTAGGATATTCATGATTGGAGCTGAAACCCACCTTGGCTTAGCCAGTTACATAGTGGATGCGGGCAGTTCAACTGGAGAGTCTTGCTAAGGTTGAGTTCAAGTTCAGTTTCCTTCGCAATAGTCCTTTAGTACATGTACATAAACAACCTATATGTTAACTAAATACATGCAAGACTAACACGAGTGCAACTAAGTGCTGTCAAATTCTGGTTCACTATCTGTGTACAGTGTGTATTAGTAGGAATCAATTGTGAGGTTGGGTCATGGCATTACAGTGAGGTTGCTCTTTTCACAACCAGATGACCAAGTTTCATGAACATAGCAGCTTGAGGGGTCCCTAGACCCAACCTCAGTATAGAGTCTCGTATACTAGgcatttttcaaaattcttgtcaTTTGAAAACCTATGTCAAATTTTGTAAAGATAAGCCACGCCAAAAACATGTCCAAGTATGTTCACCTCATGACACTAGGTATGCCAGATCATCTGAATTGGGTTAGGCTGAATTTGCATATTGGCACAAACATTTCCAAGCTCAATTCATAATGGTTTCGAAATACTTGTTACGGTAATAAGCTGGTGAAAATGGAGTGTATTTACTGTTgtacttaattttttattctctctttttGCTTGAGGATTCATCTGATGTGTGGTTGTATTCATTGTAAATTGCTTTACATGAATGATTAAGTTTGGATATTGAAGCATATTAGATAGTTTTCCAAGTTTGTTTTAAGTGTTTGCTACACAACattttgttttataattttaacAATATTTTTCACTTGTAGGATTCATGGAGGTCTGGGACCATCCAACACAAGATTATGAGAAGTTCTTTTGAACCTTTAACTGTGTTGTGGCAATTTAAGTAAGGCTGCTTATTACTTATCCTCCAGCCAGTATCTGGATTTCAAACATCTAGGATTTtagacaataaatagcacattgaTATATCAACTATCAGTTGCTGTGTCCAGTATCTAAACCACATGTCACAAAGTTGTGTTCTGCTTTTGTTGTCTGCTGCTTTAAATTCCTGCCATTAACTTTGTCCTTACCTTGTGAGAATGGTTGTTTTGTACCTTGTTCAGTAACTTCTGTTTGCCTGTTTGAGGAGAGGCTTCCATCTAATTCCATAGTCTATTGTTTGATGATGAAGGTTAACATTGATTAACTTATTTGTGCTCTATGTAGCTAATATTGCTGAAGTATCATTATCAGTTAATGTTTTATCTCATTATATTTCCAGATGTTCTCTTTCCCACTAATCTTATGTTTAGTGCTAGATTGGCTTGCAGTTGGTAGATCCTTGTAACACATCTAAGTTCGATTTCTAGTATATTTTATCAAGATAAATTAGAAATTCTAGAGGTTGCCTCTTGGCTTTCCAGGGAAAGGAAGTGAGAATGAGAACACGTAAGTATGAAACTTTTGTAAAGAAGTGGACTACTAGTGTTCAAAGAATTGGCATGTGAAATCATATAATGAAGAGTGAATGAAACTTTTTATTGCTGTTAGAAAGGTCCATGAAATTTGAACCAAGTCTTTTACTGGATTGAATGCTCAAGGATATAAAAATTTGTGTTGCATTAGGTTGGTCAAATTGGACAATGTGTAATAAAAACATCAGATTtgtgataaaaataattaaaatattaaaggaacCTAAATTTggggaaaaattaaaattaaaaataaaaaaatacttaaagctTGTTATTTTCCTCAACTTTTGAAACTACAACAGAAAGTTAAAGAAAAACTACTCAATTTTCTAGATAAAATCCCCTAAATGTtcaatttatgaattttgaatttcaccaaaatttctaactttctattttcatctttgattactTGTGAAAAGAAACTCTAATAGTCTAGCTCTGGCTAATCATGTATCATATATGAAAACATCAGACAAAGATCATCAGGAGCTACTTATtgtcatatataaaatttatgcCTAAAGATTACTAAAATGTAGTTTTTTTATGACATTACTGAAATCTAACCTTCTGAAGAtgattatatttttctaaatCTGCTTTCATTGTGTACCATGACATATACAAAAATCCTTGATGTTGACATGGTGATCGGTAGTACATGCATGTTTTTTTATTGTGTTCTTAACCCTGTTTTATTTgcttttttctctttaaaaaaagaataaCTGAGTTCCTCCTCCATTTTTGGCAACCATATGGAGAGGTGAATCTCTTATAAATAATGTCACCGTCCACGTTCATTGAAGAAGCCATCTAACAATTAACATCTGAAGTGTCAATGAGTTGTTCCCATATTGTGCTAAACTTCTCGAGCTGATTGGACCAATTCAGGATAAAACCAATGATCCTGTAATCAATTTTCTGAACTAGTGTAAGGGTTCACCAGAGGTTTTATTTTGTGCCAACTAAATTGCCCAGATCCATAAAGGATTGGGACCAACTTAAGGACACATACATGGTAACAAAGCAACAGGATGATAGCAGAAGAAAGGGTAAGAGAACGTTATTCGGACAGAGTAGAAGAATTTGATGTGGTAGACATTTCTTTTTTGGTATGATGGATAATTATGGCTAAGGTTTGGTAAATTGTCGAAGAGGATTGATTAATTGAAGCCGACACCGATAAGATTCATGAGCTGGCAACAAGAACATTTATATTCCATGAAGAGCTGTCGGTTGCTAAACACATGGTTCGGCTGAAGGAAGAGGTCTAGGATCACACATTTGACCATTGTTCTTAGTTGCGTACCACGTTGCTTTAGAAATTGAAGCAGAACTTAGATGTTTCACAAGATCAACTGTTATATGTTTCTACAATGGAAAATCAGACATGGTGCATAATTAACCTGAAAAGCAAATAGTTCTTGCAGAGGACATTCCTACATCTATTGAGCGTGGATGTTGCCTATGCAATCTACTTAGAAAGGATTGATAGTATTTGAAGGCAAAGATAGAGAAGCTTGGCTTACCAGGCTGTTTGCTCTTAGCATTACTCAATAGCCAAAGGTGAAATAGTTTTCTTTGGGAAATAGACTTGGATTGGATGTGGGTTCATAGTTTTTATGAACTCAATGGTAGTGGTTGATTTAATCAATTCAAGGGTAGTGATTTAGAACAACCTACAGGGTGGTAGGCTTAAGAATTTGAGGAGTTGATGGAAGGTAAAAAAAGGGGGAGGATTCAATTTAACATACTTAATTCACAAAAATTTCAGTCGAAACAATGAAAGAACAAGTAATGTAAATTCTAACACATACCAGttatgaggaggaagaagatactTTATCACCCTTCTTGACCAGCTTTATTTTGATTTGAGCTTGGTTCAAGAGACCTATTGATAGTTTTTCATTTGGAACCAAACTCTTACAAAATGCAACCTGCAGGCTTTTTTGGGTGCCTACTATAGGCTGATTAGTgatttttctccctttcttttcaGAATTCTAATTAACAAAAGTGTCTGAATTGCATGTAATTTTGTTTTAAGGAGTATCCGTTCCttagataaaatataaatttaaaatgcaaaaaaataatgTTGGGTTTTCTTAGCATGTTCTTTATGTTCATCTATTTcctaatttttctatttttccttcttATTTGTCACAAGACCctgcatttgttttctttttataattttaatgtgACTTAATACAACAAAATTACTCAACCCATCTTTCTCTCCTCCCTGCCCCTACTTTTATCTGCTGGTGAGCAATTCAGCAGTTGGATCTGTTGTATTTCATCACAGCAGCGAGACAAATTACCTCATCTGAAAGCCTGCTGTTGTCAGACTTCTTGTCATGATGGTCATTGTGCCATCAAGCATTCTTCTTCAAAGCCATCAAAAGACAATTACATTGTATAGCAGGTATGACATGAGAAAAGGTGAGATTAGATGAATCAGGACTTGAAACTTGATTTTTGATAATAGTTGTCTGTAAAGCTTATGTATAAACATGATTGTTATGCTTTAATTGTTGTTGCTTTGGTTGGAATTTTCACCTGAAATTAGTGGAGGTTAATCATGAAACTGCTTCCCCccattaacaaacttcatatcatAAAATAACTTGCGATGCTGCCAATAGTGGCAAGCGATCTGTGAACATAGAATAAGCTATCTTGTTTTGTAATTTTTGGAAATTGAAGAAAAAGTGGACTTGTTTCTTTACAATATTGTTCTTAGTGTCATCTCTGTATTATATTTGGTCTTTAGTTGCAAAATAATCTAGAGGATCATCTTCACTGCAAGTATGTCATGTACATTAGCGAGAATATAGGTGTAATCTATGTTTTGCTGTAAACGGGAGCATCTGAATTCATAATAACCGTAGACTTTCTTGCTTGCTAGAATGGTTAAAATATGACTTGTTTATTCTCATTTTGAGCAAAATAAAGGTTCCGTGTCAAGAATATAATTGTCATCTTTTGCATATTCATAGGTTTTGTTGGTCAATTCTTGAAGGAATCTTCCATTAGAGATATTGTGAGCTATTGGTAGTTAGTTCTtgacattttaaaatttttttatcaggACCGTTTGCAGTAAAAGAGTTTGATATAATAAAGTGAAACTGCTTCCAAGTTATTGAGGTCTACTAAAGTTTTGGCTTTTGGAAGTTCAGATGCTAATTGTTTCTTGTAGGAGTTATGTGATATTATTGCACTCCTCTAAGTAATATTTCATGCACTTAAACCATGGTACTGTTTCTCGGGATACCTCAGAACAAACTTGAGCACCTCCGGATGATACATTGTGAACTAAAACATCgatcttgataaatttaaatgctTCAATTTTTTCTTGTACAATACTTACCATCTCAACTGGTTCTATTGCTTTGTCATTGACCTAACTTAACCCCTGCAACTCGTA is from Musa acuminata AAA Group cultivar baxijiao chromosome BXJ3-8, Cavendish_Baxijiao_AAA, whole genome shotgun sequence and encodes:
- the LOC135644266 gene encoding uncharacterized protein LOC135644266; its protein translation is MKNYGLRLRFPLVQKTSKPAPPRPSLPAFAFGGGDDEDDIEREISRQASKNKSLRKIEEQHKKAMEEDPSVFDYDGVYDEMKGKIARPKVQNRTERKSKYIETIMEKAKQREREHGIVYERKLLKERSKDDHLFADKEKFVTGAYKKKLAEQAKWLDEERLRQIREERDDVTKKSDLSDFYFGLGENVAFGAQSEDATKRKEQKPPGGTSAVPEHGPTEKNAQTDYTRDIEKVDTQAKTSSHTQNNSEQAAELTTSYVTVKGYDDGDKLAAVDQSTERYTRVFEELKKCTSCYSLAISDYLGADMSCSPSVQADLNNLQVGIDLHGAEGFPGVDDSIYGSL